In Fibrobacter sp. UWB10, one DNA window encodes the following:
- a CDS encoding glycosyl hydrolase family 8, giving the protein MHFKKFLTPMMAPLALSLAFGLAACGDDSTSGTPDPVVDPTLDPGTTIPTDPGTTIPTDPGTTTPTDPGTTVPVDPGTTTPTDPGTTTPVTNPGTAWTSPVALAASANPAYPANVYALWKPSHFATLEDELVYYSSSAADFAEIFTAQYLPAGRVLWSNQNTGYYKQSCLNKDSDVASMKYRGCTVSEGVGYGMLLTYFNGDDDAFVRIWNYSRAFRDYYGVELTPWITFSFAKKVDYTSATDADLDIATSLILMYYKTGSVAYLTDAQRIMKAIWDYEINKTSLLIYSGDDDMWQGADPVYNLSYFSPVALRLFAMVDTDPSHNWTGVLDAMYAYMTMVQNAGTGVFPDWSNSAGVAVDPDNGSAAKTYWTFNKESVRIPWRIAWDYYWFQDERALAILTKLNTFISGKSGGDPSSNALMVNYSWDPAKNDAASTGTATPSHWLGAWCVTGFGSNPTWVSACTDLFNTRTPANTGSSYFTDILMGIYSALLNGNFVRPF; this is encoded by the coding sequence ATGCATTTCAAGAAATTTCTAACCCCCATGATGGCTCCTTTGGCCTTGAGCTTGGCTTTTGGCCTTGCTGCATGTGGTGACGATTCTACATCAGGTACACCTGATCCTGTTGTGGATCCGACGCTTGATCCGGGTACCACTATTCCGACCGATCCCGGTACGACAATTCCTACAGATCCGGGTACAACTACTCCGACCGACCCTGGTACGACAGTTCCTGTAGATCCGGGCACCACGACTCCGACCGATCCGGGTACCACTACGCCGGTTACCAATCCGGGAACTGCTTGGACGTCGCCGGTGGCTTTGGCTGCTTCTGCCAACCCGGCTTATCCTGCCAATGTTTATGCCCTTTGGAAGCCTTCTCACTTTGCAACTCTCGAAGATGAATTGGTCTACTATTCTTCGAGTGCAGCAGACTTTGCGGAAATTTTTACAGCGCAGTATTTGCCGGCGGGTCGTGTGCTTTGGTCTAACCAGAATACGGGTTACTATAAGCAGTCCTGTTTGAATAAGGATTCTGATGTCGCAAGCATGAAGTATCGCGGTTGCACTGTGTCCGAAGGCGTTGGCTACGGCATGTTGCTCACCTACTTTAATGGCGATGACGACGCCTTTGTGCGCATCTGGAATTATTCTAGGGCGTTCCGCGATTATTATGGCGTCGAACTTACTCCGTGGATTACTTTCAGCTTTGCCAAGAAGGTGGACTATACCAGTGCTACCGATGCTGACCTGGATATTGCCACGTCACTTATCTTGATGTATTACAAGACCGGTTCTGTGGCATACCTTACCGACGCCCAGAGAATTATGAAGGCAATTTGGGACTACGAAATCAACAAGACCAGTTTGCTGATTTACTCGGGCGATGACGATATGTGGCAGGGAGCTGATCCTGTTTACAACCTCAGCTATTTCTCGCCGGTGGCACTCCGTTTGTTTGCCATGGTTGATACCGATCCGAGTCATAACTGGACCGGTGTGCTCGACGCCATGTATGCTTACATGACTATGGTGCAGAATGCCGGTACGGGCGTGTTCCCGGATTGGAGCAATTCGGCCGGTGTGGCTGTGGACCCGGACAATGGTTCTGCCGCAAAGACCTACTGGACATTCAACAAGGAATCGGTACGTATTCCGTGGCGTATCGCATGGGATTACTACTGGTTCCAGGATGAACGTGCCTTGGCTATCTTGACGAAGCTGAACACCTTTATTTCTGGAAAGTCTGGAGGCGATCCGTCTTCGAATGCGTTGATGGTCAACTACTCATGGGATCCGGCAAAGAATGATGCTGCTAGCACTGGTACGGCAACTCCGTCTCATTGGCTTGGTGCTTGGTGCGTAACTGGTTTTGGCTCCAATCCGACTTGGGTAAGCGCCTGTACGGATTTGTTCAACACCAGAACTCCGGCTAACACAGGCTCTAGTTACTTCACCGATATCCTGATGGGTATTTACAGTGCCTTGCTGAACGGCAACTTCGTTCGCCCGTTCTAA
- a CDS encoding TIGR02147 family protein, translating to MKPITEYQDYRRFMQDFYEEKKKSGFTWREFSKEAGFASPSYLKLVCEGKSSLSRVGLPRVANAMGLTGFERTYFEKMVEFGNATNDEKKKAAFAELTRIAKEQKARVIDADTFAYYESAVNSIVRELAPLMPGALPNEMAKRIKHLYTAQQVRDSLAMLTRAKFLEETDENVYRQTDKAITGSTEAIPLALRSMNREMADLAKEALDKIDVRERNISGVTIGVDDATLARISEEVNNCRKRIIALANECKDINQVYRLNLQLFPLTDKI from the coding sequence ATGAAACCGATAACCGAATATCAAGATTACCGCCGATTCATGCAGGATTTCTATGAAGAAAAGAAGAAGTCCGGCTTTACCTGGCGCGAATTTTCGAAAGAGGCTGGATTCGCATCGCCCTCGTACCTCAAGCTTGTTTGCGAAGGCAAGAGTTCCCTCAGCCGCGTAGGTCTCCCCCGCGTCGCAAACGCCATGGGGCTCACTGGTTTCGAACGCACCTATTTCGAAAAGATGGTTGAATTCGGGAACGCCACAAACGATGAAAAGAAAAAGGCCGCCTTCGCAGAACTCACCCGAATTGCCAAGGAACAAAAAGCCCGCGTCATCGACGCCGATACATTCGCCTACTACGAATCCGCTGTAAATTCCATCGTCCGTGAGCTTGCGCCCCTCATGCCAGGTGCCCTCCCGAACGAAATGGCCAAAAGAATCAAGCACCTCTACACCGCACAGCAAGTCCGCGACTCTCTCGCCATGCTCACCCGCGCAAAATTCCTCGAAGAAACCGACGAAAACGTTTACCGTCAAACAGACAAGGCCATCACCGGATCAACCGAGGCGATTCCCCTTGCGCTCCGCAGCATGAACCGCGAAATGGCCGATCTCGCGAAAGAAGCCCTCGACAAAATTGACGTCCGCGAAAGGAATATCTCGGGAGTCACGATAGGCGTCGACGATGCCACACTCGCAAGAATCTCTGAAGAAGTAAACAACTGCCGTAAACGCATTATCGCTCTAGCGAATGAATGTAAGGACATCAATCAAGTCTATCGTCTGAACCTGCAACTATTCCCATTGACCGACAAGATTTAG
- a CDS encoding multidrug efflux SMR transporter, whose protein sequence is MLNYVFLILAIVAEAAGTTLLKMSEQFTKLVPSIASLVCYVASLYLLSLCLRSIPIGIAYATWSALGIALITISGIYFFKQTPDLGAIVGLILIISGVAVLNLFSKMDIH, encoded by the coding sequence ATGCTCAACTACGTATTCCTCATCCTCGCCATTGTCGCGGAGGCGGCCGGCACCACGCTCCTCAAGATGTCGGAGCAGTTCACCAAACTCGTCCCGTCCATCGCCTCGCTCGTCTGCTACGTGGCGTCGCTTTACCTGCTGAGTCTTTGCCTGCGCAGCATTCCCATCGGCATCGCATATGCCACCTGGTCGGCGCTCGGCATCGCCCTCATCACCATCAGCGGCATCTACTTCTTCAAGCAGACTCCCGACCTGGGCGCCATCGTGGGACTTATCCTGATCATCTCCGGTGTGGCGGTCCTGAACCTGTTTTCGAAGATGGATATCCACTGA
- a CDS encoding BatD family protein, translating into MENDSLNVENVADSAVTDSVVAAPEIEMPTPEQLGISISAGPQGGMPAVTVGDTFEFPVTVSWGVQGSALLVVPTGTANAKGLTQVGMSQESARSVKDGKEVASITFTYKILAADTGNLHIPAMRFEIPTQMGQPLDLRSESVDVRVNEPFNPLPLAVGLIVALCVLLAGLWRVKRRSAAREAVAAKNAAEDALRERMMVLKQRVNTADSREWLLELESICKDYVAEKFGMTASAVNLDALVKDGKLEGWESLIEEFAHARYGGGKRDGFENRETWKGAMTLMAISEDDMGR; encoded by the coding sequence ATGGAAAACGATTCTTTGAATGTAGAAAATGTGGCTGATTCTGCTGTAACTGATAGCGTTGTGGCGGCGCCGGAGATCGAAATGCCGACGCCGGAACAGCTCGGGATTTCAATTTCAGCGGGGCCGCAGGGGGGAATGCCTGCGGTGACCGTGGGCGACACGTTTGAATTCCCGGTGACGGTTTCTTGGGGCGTGCAAGGGAGTGCGCTTTTGGTGGTGCCGACGGGCACGGCGAATGCGAAGGGCCTGACTCAGGTGGGCATGTCGCAGGAATCGGCTCGCTCTGTGAAAGACGGCAAGGAAGTTGCCTCGATTACGTTTACCTACAAGATTTTGGCGGCCGATACGGGCAACTTGCATATTCCGGCGATGCGGTTTGAAATTCCGACGCAAATGGGGCAACCGCTCGATTTGCGCAGCGAAAGCGTGGACGTGCGCGTGAATGAACCTTTTAACCCGCTTCCGCTTGCTGTTGGGCTTATTGTGGCTTTGTGCGTGCTTTTAGCAGGCTTGTGGCGTGTAAAGCGCCGTAGTGCAGCCCGAGAGGCTGTTGCGGCTAAAAACGCCGCAGAAGACGCCCTGCGCGAACGCATGATGGTTCTTAAGCAGCGAGTGAATACGGCTGATAGCCGCGAATGGCTCCTGGAGCTCGAAAGCATTTGCAAGGATTACGTGGCGGAAAAATTCGGAATGACCGCCTCTGCGGTCAATTTGGATGCCCTTGTAAAAGATGGCAAGCTTGAAGGCTGGGAATCGCTTATAGAAGAATTCGCGCATGCCCGCTATGGTGGGGGCAAGCGCGACGGATTCGAGAATCGTGAGACCTGGAAAGGCGCCATGACTCTTATGGCTATTTCTGAAGACGACATGGGGAGATAA
- a CDS encoding TfoX/Sxy family protein produces MPSSEKFRDHVLEQFNGKLLEGGFRVTTRKMMGEYILYADGKIFGGIYDDRLLVKPVPAALAMLPAAKKQLPYDGAKPMLRVTNEQIEDNDLLVRLLDAMLPELPAPAKKKKSNCADHFPGVGKMVRFI; encoded by the coding sequence ATGCCGAGTTCAGAGAAGTTTCGTGACCATGTTTTGGAGCAGTTCAATGGAAAGCTGCTTGAAGGTGGTTTCCGCGTGACTACCCGCAAGATGATGGGCGAGTACATCTTGTACGCTGACGGGAAAATCTTTGGCGGGATTTACGATGACCGCCTGCTGGTAAAGCCCGTGCCTGCGGCCTTGGCGATGCTCCCTGCCGCAAAGAAGCAGCTGCCATACGATGGCGCTAAGCCCATGCTCCGCGTGACCAACGAACAGATTGAAGACAACGACCTCTTAGTTCGTTTGCTCGACGCGATGCTTCCCGAGTTACCGGCCCCTGCGAAGAAGAAAAAAAGTAATTGCGCTGATCATTTTCCCGGCGTGGGGAAAATGGTTCGTTTTATTTGA
- a CDS encoding zinc ribbon domain-containing protein gives MQVQDVLKSLREKHNLTQEQFAERINVTRQAVSRWETGETQPNTEMLKVLSREFNVSINTLLGAPRQLFCQCCGMPLGDDAMISRELDGNFNEDYCKWCYTEGKFTYSNKDTLLDFLLSHMPNPENTPDAERRKFFDSHLSQLKHWKA, from the coding sequence ATGCAAGTTCAAGATGTTTTAAAGAGCCTTAGAGAAAAGCACAATCTGACCCAGGAGCAGTTCGCGGAACGCATCAACGTGACGCGCCAGGCCGTAAGCCGCTGGGAAACGGGAGAAACGCAGCCCAACACCGAAATGCTCAAGGTGCTCTCGCGCGAATTCAACGTCTCCATCAACACTCTGCTGGGCGCCCCGAGGCAACTTTTCTGCCAGTGCTGCGGCATGCCTCTCGGCGATGACGCCATGATCAGCCGCGAACTCGACGGAAATTTCAACGAAGACTACTGCAAGTGGTGCTACACTGAAGGCAAGTTCACCTACAGCAACAAGGATACGCTGCTAGACTTCCTGCTTTCGCACATGCCGAACCCCGAAAACACCCCCGACGCAGAAAGGCGCAAGTTCTTCGACTCGCACCTTTCGCAGCTCAAGCATTGGAAGGCATAA
- a CDS encoding GNAT family N-acetyltransferase — translation MKIIRVTKESERAGAYYVRMAAMMRKYQIPLDAEIDAHDGENCHYILALDDIYPVATCRWFEVRDGVAEIGRVVVLPEYRGKHLGQVVVAEAEKWMHEVGVKKVEISSRVNVADFYKKMGYHFNESGKAHHDTFECVFMEKEL, via the coding sequence ATGAAAATTATCCGGGTAACAAAAGAAAGCGAACGGGCTGGCGCCTACTATGTGCGCATGGCTGCGATGATGCGCAAGTATCAGATTCCGCTGGATGCTGAAATCGATGCGCATGACGGCGAGAACTGTCATTACATTTTGGCGCTGGATGATATTTACCCGGTGGCCACTTGCCGCTGGTTCGAAGTTCGCGATGGCGTTGCCGAAATCGGACGTGTCGTGGTGCTGCCGGAATATCGTGGCAAGCATTTAGGTCAAGTTGTCGTTGCCGAGGCTGAAAAGTGGATGCACGAAGTTGGCGTCAAGAAAGTCGAAATCTCGAGCCGCGTGAATGTTGCAGACTTCTATAAAAAAATGGGTTACCACTTCAATGAAAGTGGTAAAGCCCATCATGACACGTTCGAATGCGTGTTTATGGAAAAGGAACTCTGA